The window CCTAAAAGAAGTACCGACTCCCAACCTCTCATGATCTATTCAATCAATATTCCGATATTCTACAATTAAAGAGAAGCAAAATAAATGGGAAGATTCAAAATACGCACCTGGTGCTAAATAGCCAAAAGTGCCAGCAACCACGGTTGTGATATGGGCATCCTCATCAACCAAAAGCTTGGCAAGACCAAAGTCTGAGACACGAGGCTCCAAGTTTTCATCAAGGAGAATGTTGCTGGACTTTATGTCACGATGCACAATCTTTGGAGAGCAGTCATGATGCAAGTATGCCAGACCCCTGGCTGAACCAAGAGCTATTCTCAAACGAGCACTCCAGTTCAATAACTGCTCTTCAGGCCCATGTTCTAaggaagaaccaaaaaaaaaaaaaaaggatagaaaTCAAATTTGCATTACACTTCAAATTTTAACTGCTAAATTTTAGATAGACATTTTAACTTAGATCCATAACTAGCAAAATATTGTAATTTACTGAATAcaccaaatagaaaaagaaaatgaaactaAAGTTCAGACAccaaagaataattaaatataagtaGAACAAGAAAGGGACAGCACTTTAGGTGAAAGTATCTTGTACCCACGGTATATAGCAAGCCCTCTCACAACGAGTGGGCCCCACCATGtatacaataattaaatataagtaGAACAATAAAGGGACAGCACTTCAGGTGAAAGTATCTTGTACCCCACTGTATACAGCAAGCCCTCTCACAACGAGTGGGCCCCACCatgtatataataattaaatataagtaGAACAATAAAGGGACAGCACTATAGTGAAAGTATCTTGTACCCACTGTATACAGCGAGCCCTATCACAAAGAGTGGGCCCCACTCATGTGAGAACCTTTGACAGGGATTTTGGGCAGCAAAATTTCCTTACTGGCtagttatttacttattttttacatagctttcttttatctttatttggaaatattaatagagattataaataattgttccaagagtttgaaattaaaaacacagACACACATATACCACCAACATGAGAGTTTATTTCTATCATTCTGTTCacacattgatttttttttcatggccACACAATCCATGTTTCAGCATGTAAATAAGAAccacaaaattcaaaactgtgAAGCATACCATGCAAGAAACCATCTAAACTGCCCATAGCCAAATAATCATAGATAAGAAGCTTTGAAGCTGGGAGTCTGCAGTAACCTCGCAGGTTTACTAGATTTATGTGCTTGATGCTACCCAAGATCTCTAACTCCCTCTCAAATACTTGATCTGATCCTTCACGACTCCGATCAATCCTTTTAACAGCAAATGTTCCACAATCATTCATAACCATCCTGTATACAGTACCAAATCCACCCGACCCCACAACATCCTCTTCATTAAGACATTCCAGCTTTTCTATGATCTCACATGATGGGTATGGCAGGTCACCATGGAAAGTAATAAGCTTTGTGCCTGTTCATTATTCAATGGTTACcttcaccaaaaaaaacaaaaaaaaaaaaaaatgaaatgcttAGATTTGAGGAAACATCCAGCTCACTTGCGTCTTTGTCAACTTGCTTTTTGACTTCTGTGTATTTCCTAGCAGCTCTTTCCTTCTTTGATTGTAACCAAACCCAGAGCAAAGCAAGGACAACAACAAGTGCAACACCCGTTGTAGACATTGCGCCAATCAACACTCCTTTGATGTAATGAGAGGATCGCTTACCAGGGACtgctccaaaataaataaaccaggATTACCTTATGCACATATCTAGTTGCAATATAATCAAAGTGATTTACAGAGCTATAGACCAGATCTAGATGGACAACTCATCAACTGACTAATCCAtgaaatcatgatcaaaacttgCCTGCAGCTTCTTCACTTTCAGCATGTGGTAGCACAACAGGGAATCCCATTGATGTTCGACATGGCCTATGCACTTGCCGGCCACAAAGGTCAAGATTGCCAATAAACCTATGCATAAACAtggcagtttttaaaaaatgcatGGGATGGAACATAAAACAAATACATCAAAAAGGCAAGCTATAGTATAGAGGGTGTTTACAATTATGTCATTACTGCATAGAAGTATATTGGTGGTGTTAGGGGGATGGGGGGGAAAGATGCTGACAATTAGTGCAAAGCTAGTGATTACTTTAGTAAGCTAATCACTTGGTAGGCTTTTGGGTTAAGTCGTGTCTCTATATGTAATACTAACAACTCAATTAGAGGCTCCCCAAGGTATTCTctccccaacaagtggtatcaaagtcCATAGTGGTGTGCAGCAAGGTGGCAAGGTGTTCAAGGTCCCTTTCGCAATTGGAGCAAGGACAGTGCAAGCCTAAAAGGGCCACACAAACCATCCTAGAAAAATGCACAAGGAATATTGCCAATGGTGCTAGATCACAATGAGGAGGTTCCCATGGACATGGAAGTATGAATCGGGTTCTCATGGATGAGCATGCGGAGTTGACACGTGATTCAAATGGATGAAAAATGAGAAGTCCATAGATGATGCGCTAGCGAAGGAAAAGCCCATAGGCAAGAGGGAACTAGGAGGACTTGTTCGTTGACccaactatattatattaaccactccctcttcttattattcttattattaatcAATGTGAGACTTCACTCACATGTGTATACCCAACAAATAGATAAATATTGTAAATGTagaagcaagagagagagaaagcatggAGAATTATGCAATTTTGCCTGACAGCCTACATCCACAAGTATATGTTGATGTTTACAATGACCCTAAGAAAGCTTTACACTAAATTAGTTTACATAATAGAGTAATACCTTTAACAATGCCAAAGCCCTACTCTAACTAATGTGGCACTTCCCTCCTTATCTGAAACCCAATGACCAAATGATAATCCACTATGTTGCAAATTTCCTTGCTAAAGTTTCAAACAGAGGTTTACACTTTCAAGCATTGGTATTGGTATGCATTATATTCAAATGATCATAGACCTAAGAATTTGGTGATGTAAAGAGTAACTCACGACTTGTTCCCAAATGTGCTTAGAGCTCCAAAATCTGGTATCTCGCCTGAGAAAAAATTGGTGGACAGGTTCCTGAGACAAATTACAATGATACAGACTATCATGAAAATATCGAATTTTCGtacaacataaaataaaaagaaaatgattaagCAGCATAGCCATAACTGATTGAACTTACAGGAAGCGCAAATGTGTTAGACGGCCAATAGTTGAAGGTATAGCACCCTTTAACGAATTGCTTGATAAATCCCTATATTTAATTTTGTGGTGTTATAAACTAATCCAGAGTTTAAAATTGCATACCTCAATGATAAATACATCTAGTGACATATAGATAACTGAGTGAGACTAACAACAGTACATTCATGTTTAAGCACTCTAGTAAATAGAACTTGAACAACATCAAGTACAATTTAGCGTCAAAGATCTTACAATATAGTGAGATAAGAAAGATTTCCAATATCCGCTGGTATGCCTCCTTGGAGATAATTCGCCCTCAAGTACCTATTGTTGCAGTAATTTCATTTGTATGCATCAATAATACAAAATGCAAAAGTGAAGGGGGCGGGGGCCATATAattattcaaaaatatataaataacatattaaaaaaaatggaaattaggAAACCAAGGTCCAGGTCTACTTACACGGCTCTGAGCTCAGTACAATTGGTGATTTCATTAGGAATAATTCCATGTAAGCTGTTCTGGTGAAGTGCCCTGGTTCACAAtcagaaaaatcaaaaagtatAAAAGCAAATTAAATGAAGGAGCACATTTCTTCGATATTTTAACGTGAAAAATTTGATGGAGGAACTCAGTTGAAGGAAAAGTTGTTGGGTATTGAACTTACAGTCTCTCCAATCTACTCAGTTTACCAATGCTGGGAGATATAATCCCTCCTAGTTGCATATAAGGTAGGTTTCtgaaaaaaaaccaagaaataaaatgtaagaaaaaGATTTAAACTTCAAAGTAAACAGCATAGAAGCAGAAGTgaaagattgaagaaaaggGTCAGACATACATAGAGCTGACTTGTTGGTCTTGGGGATGACAAGTGATACCAGTCCATTGGCAGGGACTCTCATCAGAAGATTGCCAATTACTGAGGAGGTTTCTACTGTCATTCAAAGTGCTTTTCATTTCCAATAATGTTAGCCCTGGAACATAAAGATTAAGCAGAAAGGTTGTTACTTTAAGCTTCATTTTGTTGCTAATAGAAGCTTAcaaaaaacatgaaaacaaaaacttaactGCTTTCACTTAGTTGAGTGGAATATttaggaaacaaaaagattCATAGAACTTTAAAAaacaaagtattttttttaaatagttctTCATCACcattttctcagtaaccaaacagttagctccaaaaagaaagaaaaatggatGATGAAACTTAATGGGGCTTACCATCTTGGGTGAGAGCCAGAGAACAAGGGCTCAAAAGGGTAGCTGCATAAACCAGagaaaagacacaaaccaacACACCCATCTCCATTCCTCCTTCCAAATGTGTTTTCTGAGTATAGTTCACTTGCTGCACTCTATGAAGACAGTGAATGAGAGAGACAGTCTACACCGTAATGATACTAGTGTTGGGTAGAGTAGAAAGGAAGTTCGAGCTGTGATGATGGTTAAGGATTTCCCATTTGAATATCTTATAAATTAgttaaaactaataattaatatttgaagcatgaagagagagagagattgtagtacttttttacaatactttgaGCAGAGTGAAAGACAGACTTTTTAAAGTTTGGCATAGAAAGTTGTGCAGAAAGAAGTAGTAGCCGTTTCCAATgggaaattcaaaaaaaattgtacttttaCATCTAAAACTCTATTCTCTCGTCTAGATAGAGTGCTAAACTCGCTTAGTTTGAAGAACGCGTGTCCATGTTAATATTCTGAACCAGTGAAAAAAACAAAGTACTGGGGCCATATAAGGAATCGATGAAAACAAGAGTCAGGTCTCCCTTTCAAAGACTCATGAGtataacttaataaaataacaagTGTTCTTCAACCTCCCACTTGAAAAAGGTCGAGACAAACCAGTAAATATCGTGTTATTATTACACGATATTTGCTGTACTTTTTCCCACAATTATTATGCTTgacataattaatttttggataaatttcattaatatattCTTAGCTTTAAGTTAGTGGCAAATAGGTCGGAAACgatttaaaattaatcaatttggtAATCatctgaaaagtgaaaacagcttatcaagttttttttttttatcagagcTTATCtagtttatttgttaaaaacttttttggtggaagtatataaaaatatactaataccttaaaaaaaaaaagagaaaattgatattttgaaatGTTACATATAAAAGCTGAGTTTATAAATTGGAGTCAAACAAAAACTTAGCCCCTAAGTGGGTTTTGGGGACCAAGTTGGTCAATTTTGgaaagttttaaacataactgGTATTAACTCAAACCATAAAGtatgttaataaaatttatatttcattttttgttccTCTCACAAAAAAcccactactttttttttgattaCTTATAATCAACCAAATATGATAGTTATGAGAAAAGATAATTTTCAAGTGGTAGATTATAATtagaatataataaataaatggtgGCATAAGTAAAAAGGACTATGAAAATTATTTGtgagtagtaaaaaaaaaaaaaaaaaatttaatggcatGTAGCTATCAAattagaaattatatatataaacgctGGGTCTTATAAGTTGTGATATGAAAAATAGgtatcttctctctcttatatgtggcttttgtcattaattattaaattattttattttattattttgttaagaGAGTTTGATTAAGTTTGTTAGgacatatttatgtaattgattaattttttgacaaaacacactttacttgtaatgaGATAAATCTAAGACAGgattagtacttcaagaaataatgttcaagttaagtattgaagtcatgcaagtctgaccaagaaacaagtgaaggaaGTACTGTTCTTTAAAACTCAACAGCAATCTCGACTGAAAGACTTCTATagagatttaatgttgaagtTCAACAGAAACTTGACACAAGTTGTATCtgtcaaaaattacaaaatcagACCTTTTCAGATCAGATTACACACATATTCCTATGTATTtatgtaaagtttttttttctcacaaccctagacatatataaagattattttaagggtcgttaCATAGTAATGCAAATAGAATACATGCATTGTGTGATTGGAGGCAAAAATtgctctagttcatcattctctcTATAAAAGCTACTGCGTTTTTACGTTaagagttttgtgaccaaggaacTTTCTGATATTCATTGTtgataaactgaagaactttgcaaccaacaatcttcttcaagttggtggagttagtcacgtgctaggatccgtgcatcattggttagtcacgtattgggattcaTGCATTGAACGGAGAGATTACCGCTACAATATAAGTCTAATTGGGCATTAGGGTAAAAGTTCAACTATAAGTTGATATTTTGAGATAGGtcaaagggtttggtaagat of the Quercus robur chromosome 10, dhQueRobu3.1, whole genome shotgun sequence genome contains:
- the LOC126702540 gene encoding LRR receptor-like serine/threonine-protein kinase FEI 2; protein product: MEMGVLVCVFSLVYAATLLSPCSLALTQDGLTLLEMKSTLNDSRNLLSNWQSSDESPCQWTGITCHPQDQQVSSINLPYMQLGGIISPSIGKLSRLERLALHQNSLHGIIPNEITNCTELRAVYLRANYLQGGIPADIGNLSYLTILDLSSNSLKGAIPSTIGRLTHLRFLNLSTNFFSGEIPDFGALSTFGNKSFIGNLDLCGRQVHRPCRTSMGFPVVLPHAESEEAAVPGKRSSHYIKGVLIGAMSTTGVALVVVLALLWVWLQSKKERAARKYTEVKKQVDKDASTKLITFHGDLPYPSCEIIEKLECLNEEDVVGSGGFGTVYRMVMNDCGTFAVKRIDRSREGSDQVFERELEILGSIKHINLVNLRGYCRLPASKLLIYDYLAMGSLDGFLHEHGPEEQLLNWSARLRIALGSARGLAYLHHDCSPKIVHRDIKSSNILLDENLEPRVSDFGLAKLLVDEDAHITTVVAGTFGYLAPEYLQSGRATEKSDVYSFGVLLLELVTGKRPTDPSFVKRGLNVVGWMNTLLRENRLEDVVDKRCKDADIETVEAVLEIAARCTDAIPDDRPSMNQVVQLLEQEVMSPCPSDFYESQSDYC